The region AGCTGTCAAAACGGTCCCTCTCCAGACCATACCATCTAGGATTAAATAGGGAACTTCCACTGAAGTCCAAATGGTACATTCCTTTCAGTATACGTTTTCGCCCAATAAAACGTAATTTCGTGAAAGCTCTTGTAAAGTGTTAAATCTgtgtgtaattttgtttttttacgaAAAAAAGAAGTCCCTCGAAGTATCGAAAAACCCAACATTTAACACCTCCCCCTGTTTACGTAATGGTTCGCTCCGTTGCTATGTCGTCCCTAGTGAATATTCTACAGTGATGGAGATGAAACTGTAGGGCCTGAACGTTAATaacaaaataactgtttttgtgtccaCAGTGAAAACGTCTGCCATGGCCGGCATGAGGAGAGTCAACGGGAAGTTCTCTGGCATCAACCCGGCTGTCAGGTGAAGTTTGCACGGGGTTGTATTTTACAGGAAACCCCCCCTCAGTGTTGACGCTGCGTCCAGCTAAGTTAGCTAGCGTTAGCATCGCGGCTGTCAGGCAGTTATGGACGTTAGAAGTTTTTACAAACGTTTAAGAAGTTAACGAAAAATACGGCAACAGAGTCATAATAACTCCAGCCAGTGCGGGATACTTTTGCTCTCgaatatacatttaaataaaataagagagTTCAggaatataaagaaataaacaaatacaatttaatGGTAAAGTTAGAACTGTGTGCTGTTATCGGTATATTCCAGCTAAAGTactgaaaaatttaaaattggAAAATGTCGAAAAAATACTGGTTAAAGTTTGACTAATGTTTCTgttgtctgagctgtagagctccaatcAGGACTGGGTAAAGTatcaaaaggatagctaaaagctaaaagtagcaaatggcaGCTAACAGTAGTTAAATACTATCCAAAATCTATAATTAGtaaaaagatattaaaagtagtaaaaggcgaGCTAGAAGCCAAAGTAGCTAAAAAGTTagctaacagataaaaaaagcagaagacttgctaaaagcagcaaaacacaagctaaaactaTCAACAGGCTTtatagaagctgaaagtagcaaaaagctagctaaagctaaaaacgTCAAAGTGCAAGCTAAAATTCAAAAGGAGCAAATGCCAGCTAACTGTAGCTAAACACTAAAAAGGTAGTCGACAGCTAAAGTAGTTAACGGTTAGCTAAAACTATCacaaggctagctagaagctaaagtagcaaaaagccaacaaaaagctaaaagaagcagaacacgaaGTATTGTATGAAAATGTAGATGAAAGTAAAAAGCAGGAGAACAGtagtgctgactcagcagttttaGGTCCATTAATAGGACAGtagtgctgactcagcagttttgGGTCCATTAACAGGACAGtagtgctgactcagcagttttgGGTCCATTAACAGGACAGtagtgctgactcagcagttttcGGTCCATTAATAGGACAGtagtgctgactcagcagttttgGGTCCATTAACAGGACAGtagtgctgactcagcagttttgGGCCAGCTGAAAGGTTCAGCTGGTTTTTCTGATAACTTCTGGCTAAAAGCAAACCTCTCAGCTGATCGAAGGTCCAACGTGAGGCGAGACTTTTTATTCCCCACAGTTTCCTGACCTTCTGAGCGCACCAGCCATTTTCAggttgtattattttgtttggtgTTCCAGCTGCTGCCGCCTGCGCCAGGTTCAGGCGCTGCTcggtggaggaggagctgccGCTCCTGACGGCGTCCTCTGCTCTCTGGGTGGGTTTCAGTTTGACTCTTGCCGTCCTGTCCTGGTCCTGCTGGACGTATCCGAACTTGTCTTTCATCGTTTCAGGAATCGACAGCAGATATAACGAGGGGTGCACTGAGCTGGCCAAGTACCTTTTCTACGACCTTTACGGACAGAATCAGCTGAACCTGGAGCCTGCCTTCGAAGAGTTCCCTGAGGAGACGCTGGACGGTGATTGTTGACCTCGGCGTTTTCGCTCTCGTCTCTCTCCTCTGATTTTTACGCCTCTGTCATCTTGCCCCTCCAGATGTGATCCTCCTGATTAAAGCCGAGTGTGTCCACCTGTACTGCAACCCGCTGAACTACGCCCACCTGCTGCCCTACCTGTCCCACTGGAGGAACCTGCGTCTCTACTGCATGACCGAGACCGAGGTAGAACCCTGCGGTTCCCCTGCAGAACACTTGAAGCCAGGGAGTGAGAGTCCCCCAGGACTTTCTGGACATTTATCTGTCCTCCAGTTTGTCGGCGTTGTctcactgttagcaaaatatctcccgaaccactgagcagattttaatgaagctctcagcaAGTAATCACCAGACGTACGTCTGCAACtcaccattcaagatggccgccacagccaacacaaagcTGGCTCTGAGTCGGTCAGTTTGAGCTGCAGcggggtgtggtagtagctgagagtcgttctcaGCACAGACTGAGGGAGATCCTGTGAGATCGGCGGCGGGTCATATGCATTTCTTTAGATGTTTGTTGGTCATAAAGAGCTTCCAGCCGTGGCGTCAGGGTGGAATGATGCCTCCGTTACGTTTGTCGTGGTTTGGATcaaattgttttccttttaatgaaataaaatgtttcagtttttctgaacATTACGAGTTTTTAGAATTCAATCCcgtttatttttcttgctgcTCAGTGAAAGAaggaagagttttattttgaaaacacctcctgaaagcagagaaaagctcagaatgctgtttttaaattgcatCAGAATTTCAGGGTTTCTGAGTGAAATGGtgtcccctcctcttcctcatccagTATGAAGATGAAGAAGCAGCGGAGGAGTTTAAAATCTCCAGCTTTGTGGAAATGGTTGCAGACTGCCGTCGTGTCGGCGTGCCTTACAGCGCTCAGGGTACGGCCGTTTGCTCTCTGATTTATTCACTCAGGGAGTTGGAAGCTGttaaatgatctgtttttatttcaggacTCTTCCAGAGGTTCGACGTGTTCATGGTGGAAAAATGGCCTCTGATTCAGGCGTTCGCCCTGGAAGGCATCGGAGGAGGAAGCTTTTTTACCGTCAAGTACCAGGTAGAGTTAaaccaaagataaaaacagatgttCTGATGTTCTTGTGGTTctatgctgtttgtttgtttgtcttccagcTGATGGACATGAGTGAGAAGCTGTGGCAGGTTTATAACAGACTGGACCCGGTGTCCCTGGACGTCCTCCTGACAGAGGTACAGACCTGTTCACGTCTCACTGCGCGTTCTTCTTCTGGTCTCCGTTCTGACCCGcgtggttctggttctcctccAGGACCTGGGGTGCTTTGAGAAGCAGTGGAGCAGCTTCTTCTCCAGCCTGGACCTGGAGAGTCATCTGTCCATCCTGGATCTTTCTGAGGCCCAGGCGGGAGAGGTGAGTCCTCCTCAGCGTGTGTCTGAAAGCTCGAGCAGCAGTCTGCAGGAACCAGTCAGGCCTGGGGATCCTGGAgggaatgcttgtcgcccgaaATGGAAATGGATTAATAATAAATGCTATTTCTCCTCAGGCGTTTCGTACTTTCTACTCTCATGGTCTGATTTCAAACAACATGGCCGATAAAAGGTATGTTTATGATAAATTATGTGTAAATATTTCTCCTCTGAACGGGAGGAAACATCATGGATGCTGCGGTTAATCTGCGTTTCTTTGCTCCAGTAAAAACCGTCAGCCCTTCGTTCTGTTCGGGGAACATTCGTCCTCAGAGGACCTGGAGAATTATTCCTTCAACTTCCCCTCGGAGAGCCATCTGGTCCGGAACACgggttctgaaggttctgcaGCCAAACACATGGTGAGGAACCAAAACGAACCCAGAACCGTGTCTCTGTTATTGTCTTTATCTGTTATttgactgaaaactaaaataaaacggGCTGCAGCGCCACCTGCTGACGGATCACAGAACAACATGTCTGGTTTCATCATATAATAATTCCTTCAGTTAAATGAAAGTATGTTTACCAACCCTTTAAAGAGCTgactgtagcagctgctgctgcctggtaactgttttctgtcagtctggacagatgtttttcagtttgttcttcTCTAACAGGTCCTTCAGTGCGTCGCTCCTAAAGGTGCTCTGCTCTGCTCGCGGACGTATTTCTTTGGGACGACCCACGCTCCGTACATCGGTGAGACCATCTGAAGAGCCGACATCATGAAttctgtttgattaaaattaattcCTTCGTTATCTGCGAGCCGCAGACAGGAAGTCGTTattgttttctgcctctccgTCTCAGAAGCTTCAAACTGATCTGAGTGAGCTGGTTGGGTTTGATGTAAAACAtgttatacgaagggatttcccagctcTACGGCAGCCGGCAGAGAAGGGGTTAGAATTCTTCCTGCAGACAAACCTGTTAGAAATGGATTTAAAGGCCGATTGTTTGGTGTCTCTGCAGCGTGTGTgacgtttgtttagttttcacaaataattatttgtatttgtgtaatGACAGTAAAGAGCCtttctttactttatttcatttatcgTTCTGTACGTCACCAATCAAACACGAGTCTctgaagcttttctttctttaggcTGGAAACTTTGGGAatcctcagtgtttttgtgttttaacaatCAGGGTTCAGAGAATTTAAATCGTCACCAGCAGGTTGAAAAGTGAGAAGTTTATTGTTTACATCAGTTTTAAGGAACGAGGAgtcaaatgatgtttttgtttgaataggAGCTGGAGCAGCGGTGCAGATCAAACCGGACGTCCTGTAAGTGATTTACGTTCTGATGTTCTGGTTCCTCAGTCTTCCTGTTTTAGGCTGACTTCCATCTTGTTTTCAGGGTTCTGTCGCAGATTTACTCGGCTGCTGTTCAGGGAGTCCTTTCAGGCATCAGATGTTTCTCCTCGACCTCCAGCCTCACGAAGGTTTGGTCCAGACGGgtttcagaaccagaaccggttCCTCAGACGTGCAGTAAACAGCGTTTCCTTATTTCAGGCTAAAGATGTGGCTGAGAACAGCTTCCTGATGGCGCTGGACTCCGTGGACTTGGGTCACTACCGCAGTTTTCTCAGGTTCAGATGGTTTATAAACATCTTTAACATCAAATAGAAGATAAAACcgaaaatgaaagtttttattggATTCTTTCTTCCACGTCTGCAGATCCAAATGTGCTTTCAGCATTCAGGCAGTGAACAGGCAGGGGATGTAGGTGTCATCTGCACatattctctgtttttattctgtttctgttttcacttcagcttgtttttatttcagggtCATCTCTCTGACGGAGGAAGGCAGCCGTTACGTCGTAAAAACTGTAAGTTAAGATCATCTTTATGGTTTAATCCTGTAATCCCAGTAAAATGGCTGCAGGGTTTCTCTGTTGTCTCTGGTAAAAAAGGCTTCCATGATGGTCCACGACGTCCCGGACCTGCAGGGGGACACGGGGAGCCTGGGCTCCCTGGTCTTCTCCGAGTCCTTCCTGGAGTCCAGCATCAACATTCAGCACCGAGGTACAGCGCTCATTCCATTAGGATGGATTTTATCTACAAAGAAAATGAGATTTCTGTGATAAGCAGCCTGAATCCAGCAGGAAAAGTCAAAACTCTTTGTGAAATGACAGAagcagtctgtgtttctgtagatGGCACTGTGTCCTCAGACAGCTGCTACACCATCCTGACGGGAACCGTTCCCCGGTACGCCTGCTGGCCGGTACGTTCCCAGTCCCCTGAGATCCCGGGAACCGGCAGGGGTCCGTGTCTCACCGCTGCTTCTGTTTCGGTTTCAGATGGAGTCGGACGTGAAGCAGTCTGAGCGAGCGCAGCTTCTGGCTAAAGTGAGTCCAGAAACTCCAGAAACTTCAGAAACTGCAGGTTCGACCGTTTGAGCATTCCACTGAAAGTCTTTTTGTGAGACAGAAGGAAGACGGAGGCTTCCTGGGaactgctctgactgcagcagaTGCTGCGTACGTCCTCTCCAGCGGACACCTGTCCTCTCCTGAAGAAGGTGAAAGTCCCAGACTTGGACGTCTCCTCCGTCTTTCAGCCGTTCTGTAGTTTATTCTGTCTCTCCCGTTGAACTGCAGGGAAGATCCTGTTCTTCTCCGAGGGCGTCCTGTTTGTCCATGCTCAGTTCGGCTGCGTTACTTTCCCCAAGGAGCTCATCAGCAACATCATTTTCTACGACCCGGTTTGCATTTCAatcatttcagacatttaaactcagGGAGTGAGAAACGATCTgcagggtcggccatttctatggatacaccttcataagatggttggtgatattaacttcctgtttgtggcacattagtatatgggaggtgaccatggcggccattttggatctaacttttgtttcttcaatgggaagagggtcatgtgacacatcagatttattgggaatttcacaagaaaaacaacggtgtgcttggttttaatgtaactttattctttcaggagttatttacaagtttctcagccctttataaaatgtgttcaaagtgttggattgtcaatgcaaccctcttctcccacttccacttcctggaaagtggattagTCATCGTGGGCCAGCTGAACGGCCCCCAAGGTCTCCtgatctgacccccttagacttttatctttggggtcatctgaaggcgatcgtttctgctgtgaagatacgagatgtgcagcacctgaagctacggatactggaagcctgtgctcgcatttctcctgaggtgttgctgtcagtgtgtgaagagtgggagaagagggtttcattgacaatccaacacaacgGGCAGCACTGtggtgtatccatataaatggccgACGCTGTATGTTTCTCCTCAGTGGTCAacaaacagccgaagtgactctGTCCTTGTTCGTTTACCTGAAGCAGGTGAATCACCTTAGCTTCCAGGTGGATTTTGACAGATTCAGACGAacgttttgtttacattgagcgcgtaCCCGCACTGCTCTGTTTGCTTTAGTTCAAGAGAACCTTTTCATGTCTGGTTTCACAGTTTGTGTCGAGGACCTTTAAGTTGATGTTTCCAGCTGTAGAAGCGTTTGTTCTGTCTCCGTGTGGAACCGCTGTGGAACCGCTGTGGAACCGCTGTGTCGTGATGTTCCCAGGACTGCAGCGGCGTGGCGTCCTTGTTTGTGGAGTACGAGGCGAgcctcctcccccacctcccGCTCCTGCTGCACGGCGCCGATCAGTGTCTGCTCTTTGCTCTTCAGCCCGGGTCCAGGAGCCACCGCTCCTTCTACTCCAAGGTGAGGCGGCTCCTGCTGGGAGGAACGGTGGGCGATAGTGTAGTTACCTGCAGCTGGTAACAGATCTGAGTTTAAACGAAAGTCCTTTCATTTCTGAAGGTTCTGTTTCTTTCAGTGGAATCATCAGAATCACGACTTTcattaagtttgttttatttcagccaatcacagcgcAGCCTGGACAATATGAGCTCATGATTATTAAAGATTTCATcaattaaacataaacattttggatttattgagcttcatgaaacaaaaacaaacaacaaacctgcATGACTGCGAAGTATCAGaaagttagaaataaaataaattagcgtttctgtcagatttaaaacgtttcctctgacagaaatgAGTTGAATGTCAGTGATATTTTCTGCTCGTTTCTCCTCGCAGGTTTTATCTGTGTGGAAAAGCTGCACATCTGGACTCCGAGTCCAGCTGCTGGACCCGGAGCAGCTGACCTCAAACCAGAGAAGCATGTAAGGAAGGGAACCGGTTCTCCACCGTCAGTCctccagaaataaaatgtttctgatgagtttgttgtttcaggCACAACAAGCTGCAGACGGTTCACGACAGCCAGGAGCCGCCTGTGGCCAAACGGCGGAGTCTGAAGCCTTGGTCCGCCCAGCCGCCGGAGCAGGAACTGTGAGTACGCCGAACGCCTCCGAGCCTTAAAGGTCAAGGGTCAAAAAATCCtcagtttaactaaaataaagctgatagaaaacatttacttatcaGATTCTTATCTCTTCTTCTTTAGGACTTCTTGGGttagctttaataaaatgtaattatggtctttcacaaaaataaattaaataatttattcttttttatccCTTTAAACCCAAACCTGCCAGTAGGTTCGTGTTTTAAGGTAAACTTTATTCATTATCGACGCAGCGAACACCGAACCTCTGCTGAACACAAACTAGaggctaaaagctgcagaagagtagctaaaaggagcctaatagtagctaaaatgcagcaaaacagatgctgaaattagccaaacaaacactaaaagctaaaattggcaaactactatttaaaagcagcaacgcatatactaaaactaaaagaaataaaaagtagctaaagttaaaacggcagctaaaatgaacaaaatgtatGCTTAAATTAGCATgacagatgctaaagctaaaatgaggaaacttaaaataagaaaagctgTATCTGAAGTTAAAAAGTAGCATTAGGATGGAGTAGGATTAGAAGGAGCTGATGAGATCTGAGGGTATTTCTATGaggatttaaataaagttaaatatattgACAAACACGAAAGCTGCAGAAACGGCAGGTCTcagctcctgaatgagccgaatgttttCCTGCATCAGCCGACACCCTCACCGTCTGTCTGCTTCCTGTCAGGTTCCTGCAGCACTTCGCCCTCAGCAGCATCAGCCAGGAGCCCATCCTCCAGGAACACTTGCAGGTTCTCTTCCCTTCAGCCGAGCGCAGGATCCCCGCCGCGCCTCAGGAGAACCAGGTCAGAACGTTGACAGAACCCGCAGTGAGCCGTCAGAGCAGGAGACATGAAGACGCTGTCCACCTTTGTCCACCAGGTCATCATCAGCGTGATTAGCGGACTGCCAGGAAGCCACAAGAACAAACTGTGCAGCGTTTTATTTGGGCTGAACCACGACCTGGGAAGGTAAGAGAACGCAGCAGGAATCTAAAATCAGTCCTgacaactgaaacaaacatcCAAACCTGTCCATGATTGCACAGGTGTGTGGTGTACGAGCCCGACAGCTTCTCAGCCTCGCACCTCCAGCAATATTTGTCCAACTTCCTCCAGAGCCAGAAGGAGCGGAGCAGCCGTCGCCTGTTGCTGCTCACGCCCGGGTAAGAGCCGCGAAGAGATTCCTTCATGTTGTCTTAGTTTCCTATAAAACCATCTCCTTCAGTCGTGGATCGTTGTTTATTCTCACACGTAAAGACTGTCTCTGTAAACTTACTGAATGTGGATTTGGACCAGCTAATCCGTCGACTATAAACGCAGGTTTCAGCCCAACATCTAAGCTGTGTCTTACTGGGTGTTTCTGAAGTCATGTTCTCCAGATACACAGATGTTCTGGACGTGGTCCAGGCCGTGCTCTTTCATCCCGACCTAGCTGTGCGGTCGTGTCTCACCATCGGAGCCGTCACCGCCTGCGTGAACCCGCTCGCCTCCTGCATGGAGCACAGGTACCGCTCACAggaagcagaacatcagctacACGAGTAATCCCAACAAAATCAGCCGCTTGGCTCCATTTTTATCACCGCGGGTCTTAAACCTGAAAAAAGTAGCTTCAGTAGTAGCAGGAATGTAGAAGTTCCTCTGCATGGAAACAGAATTAAAGCATAAAAGGGACAGTTGGTTGcaataaatcagctgtagacgtctGAAACAAATCAGCCTTCATGTTTTCAGGTAAATGAATTGTTGGACGTTTCCAGAAGCAGACTCCGTGACACGGAGGTCATTAAAGCTGAAGACTTGGTCTTTGTTTTCACAGAGGATCAGCCCTGCTTTTGTTGCAGGCTTTAGATGCAGCCCAGAGCTCCTCAGTCGTAGGCTGAGCCGCAGTGCGACAGCCGGTCTATCCATCCACTGCCACTAATATCTGCTTCAGATTTGGCTTTTTGTCTCCATCGTCAAGCATCTGGTCGTTTCTGTCTGATTGAAAGTCTTCAGTTTTATAatccttataatccggagctccttgtatatgtaagaagtcgtgatgtttttgGGAAACTACAAAGCTGTATTTTCCAAAAAGAcagagctgttttgtttcacttaatgtGCCTaaaagtgtggaaaatacggtagcAGCTGATGCTGCAGTTGAGTTCTTTTATTATTCGTAGTAGCAGTCAGGActgtagctcccactgaggaccccgaggtccggacctcagggttttataaaaacatgaatccaaacaagccttctgaacggcgtggttctctgcgtagctccaccagtttcctgtaggaggtgctgcaactgtgtgcagctgcagccaaactcaatgtctacgaagaagagcgcagctttgctaccttactgctaaaataaagaccagaagaagaagagcgccacttacgctgaaacacaaccgaggtaactcgctgaaaatNNNNNNNNNNNNNNNNNNNNNNNNNNNNNNNNNNNNNNNNNNNNNNNNNNNNNNNNNNNNNNNNNNNNNNNNNNNNNNNNNNNNNNNNNNNNNNNNNNNNNNNNNNNNNNNNNNNNNNNNNNNNNNNNNNNNNNNNNNNNNNNNNNNNNNNNNNNNNNNNNNNNNNNNNNNNNNNNNNNNNNNNNNNNNNNNNNNNNNNNNNNNNNNNNNNNNNNNNNNNNNNNNNNNNNNNNNNNNNNNNNNNNNNNNNNNNNNNNNNNNNNNNNNNNNNNNtccggaccacactagaactggtccagctccaaaactacaacacctcactggtatttgataaaaaggtgaaatctctgctaaaatcttgtgttttgaatcaacattcatataaactaattcatgtcatttcagtgagtcatcatggttgggccctgagtcctctgttgcttcagatgaggctgatccccatggatttacaaacacacacaaatacatgtcatatacacattcaagccacttgttttaaataaatgcttctattttgattaagtaactgatgtgcagggggagaatgagtggttGGCCTCTGGTATTAGTAGCAGCTGATGTTGCAGTAGTAGTTcttgtagtagtagtagtagtacacAGTCgtacagtttgtattttcttcctgctgctgtttgtctgtagtTGAGTGAAGAGGTTCGATGCTGCTGTGACCAAATGTTCCTCTGGGATTAATGAAGTCATCCATCTGTTTGCTGCCCTCTTTCTCTGTCCCTCAGCCAAACTACTTCCAGGAATCGTTCCCGACTTTACTCTCcagagttttctttatttaactgcagttttttttttctgtctgacctCAGGTTAAACTTTCCAAAGCTCCTGGAGCAGTGCAGCCAGGGTGAGCACCAAACCCAACCTGTGTCCAGAAATGTGATGAGATCTGTTCCC is a window of Kryptolebias marmoratus isolate JLee-2015 linkage group LG10, ASM164957v2, whole genome shotgun sequence DNA encoding:
- the lg10h20orf194 gene encoding uncharacterized protein C20orf194 homolog, encoding MAGMRRVNGKFSGINPAVSCCRLRQVQALLGGGGAAAPDGVLCSLGIDSRYNEGCTELAKYLFYDLYGQNQLNLEPAFEEFPEETLDDVILLIKAECVHLYCNPLNYAHLLPYLSHWRNLRLYCMTETEYEDEEAAEEFKISSFVEMVADCRRVGVPYSAQGLFQRFDVFMVEKWPLIQAFALEGIGGGSFFTVKYQLMDMSEKLWQVYNRLDPVSLDVLLTEDLGCFEKQWSSFFSSLDLESHLSILDLSEAQAGEAFRTFYSHGLISNNMADKSKNRQPFVLFGEHSSSEDLENYSFNFPSESHLVRNTGSEGSAAKHMVLQCVAPKGALLCSRTYFFGTTHAPYIGAGAAVQIKPDVLVLSQIYSAAVQGVLSGIRCFSSTSSLTKAKDVAENSFLMALDSVDLGHYRSFLRSKCAFSIQAVNRQGMVISLTEEGSRYVVKTASMMVHDVPDLQGDTGSLGSLVFSESFLESSINIQHRDGTVSSDSCYTILTGTVPRYACWPMESDVKQSERAQLLAKKEDGGFLGTALTAADAAYVLSSGHLSSPEEGKILFFSEGVLFVHAQFGCVTFPKELISNIIFYDPDCSGVASLFVEYEASLLPHLPLLLHGADQCLLFALQPGSRSHRSFYSKVLSVWKSCTSGLRVQLLDPEQLTSNQRSMHNKLQTVHDSQEPPVAKRRSLKPWSAQPPEQELFLQHFALSSISQEPILQEHLQVLFPSAERRIPAAPQENQVIISVISGLPGSHKNKLCSVLFGLNHDLGRCVVYEPDSFSASHLQQYLSNFLQSQKERSSRRLLLLTPGYTDVLDVVQAVLFHPDLAVRSCLTIGAVTACVNPLASCMEHRLNFPKLLEQCSQGVVSAVVLTGPAAEEKHPLLQHVQQLVRSANPTAAFVPAGRGAVIRSEDLRLILSESSFSEPQMLRARYVLYPGWCKGHFLSGSGGPVFTQQLVAFSRPLERSLFVARCKDIKSSLKPSPFTGNVYNIWGKVQFSDSHQTADVSYNAASGGLSIVPDKSVEPPCFLVFDGVGLTQEGLKDWLRLCAKQRQEMKIKKTKNTLSPQEFQSIHAARHLDPLPAGYFYNGHQFVDIFGEKRNFHPNMEDFIQDYISEANEDIERFNRQREEQPDLFDP